One window of Triticum dicoccoides isolate Atlit2015 ecotype Zavitan chromosome 5A, WEW_v2.0, whole genome shotgun sequence genomic DNA carries:
- the LOC119299092 gene encoding uncharacterized protein LOC119299092, translating to MEPEMMGLFCLARCAWASTVSSPVGKKRVFSCDSPPRAAPPPRGRQASGWRNSEPAGRFDPAFPSGISDLDWALKLRRSRGEDIMPREVSESRRRRRRRREHMATARDDCGASLPYEMIIEVLQWLPVKSVFRFKAVCRSWAALLSSDEFRRLHMAAAKAAKRRAPPPKLLYISPTATFDSTAVYSCSFSPSSSWGRPRDHGDLLFTIDGARGNYVEVVTPVPCNGLTLLYDALDTAYYICNAATRAATRLPPSTDVACDSSAGLGFDARTDEHKVVRLINGMLNPKDLDPVRCEVYTPRGSYVDCRWRPAARGVPSSLHKFVHAAVINASCNKLSPVFANGCLHWLMTPASFITTPSVAIVSFSVAEETFTCLQSPPFWVPGAPPTSRNWSSGEQLLEMDDQLCLVRNRMPHGSNTLEIWKLLDYSSGDWLLNHRISLSGHLARDLRQSQILRVIGSFGSYRSSRKKIIITTSMHKIFNKYQKMVHTYDPRSEALETILSITETHSTPQYGCPSSRFSFIQETLAPVHTTDEEIALSSDLAKATREILLRLPAKSATQSKFVCKQWFRLIESKNFIQSYFQHKNIDRKPKVMLVVKSTGRLGFSFAPLNKCLQEAPSHSTLLDTKVVCSKPCHGLNLVSTETKDYLCNPCTGFHRGFSNLGPNLHLRSRMPKIEEHAFTVGNKNVGLTFNSLTREHVIVEIFYHRKDFESRQYDMSCTLHWCNTANAAQEHSVPPLPVNDMPPAYVKGMLYWMNEPRLGQSCEWAIVSFNLAASTFDVVPCPSWFARWSSRNRCRAFVVELEGVLCAVLADPVAEKLDVWKLEHDRWDRAYTIHLEASPGYSLKTCVVVPLAVDPDHGKILLNTVRKIGLYDPVEQTIENLYSLDQVPVASSAHLKFLDMPSTSSGDSLTCSKEESVAEMNRMDSKLITSVPMLYEESLACYSFVRKANCLW from the exons ATGGAGCCTGAGATGATGGGCCTTTTCTGTCTGGCCAGGTGTGCCTGGGCAAG CACTGTTTCTTCCCCGGTTGGGAAAAAACGAGTCTTTTCCTGCgactcgccgccccgcgccgcgccgccgccgagggGACGCCAAGCCTCCGGCTGGAGGAACTCTGAGCCCGCAGGACGATTCGACCCCGCCTTCCCATCG GGCATCTCAGACCTCGATTGGGCGCTGAAGTTGCGTAGGAGCAGGGGGGAGGATATCATGCCGAGGGAGGTCAGtgagagcaggaggaggaggaggaggaggagggaacaCATGGCCACCGCAAGAGATGATTGCGGGGCATCGCTTCCGTACGAGATGATTATAGAGGTTCTGCAGTGGCTCCCAGTCAAATCCGTCTTCCGCTTCAAGGCAGTGTGCCGCTCCTGGGCTGCGCTGCTGTCCTCGGATGAATTCCGCCGTCTCCACATGGCAGCAGCCAAGGCTGCAAAGCGGCGGGCACCACCACCCAAGCTGCTATACATCTCGCCGACCGCCACATTCGACTCCACCGCGGTCTACTCGTGCTCcttctcaccatcatcatcatggggCCGCCCCAGAGATCACGGGGACCTACTGTTCACCATCGACGGTGCCCGCGGCAACTATGTGGAGGTAGTGACGCCCGTGCCGTGCAATGGCCTCACCCTTCTCTACGATGCTCTCGACACAGCCTACTACATCTGCAATGCGGCCACACGGGCAGCCACGCGTCTTCCGCCTTCTACTGACGTAGCATGCGACTCCAGTGCTGGGCTGGGGTTTGATGCTCGCACAGACGAGCACAAGGTGGTGAGGTTGATCAATGGGATGTTGAATCCGAAGGACTTGGACCCGGTGAGGTGCGAGGTGTACACGCCTAGAGGCTCCTATGTGGATTGCCGCTGGAGGCCGGCTGCCAGAGGAGTACCCTCCAGTTTGCATAAATTTGTACATGCCGCTGTTATTAATGCGTCATGCAACAAATTATCTCCTGTGTTTGCCAATGGTTGCCTCCACTGGTTGATGACACCTGCCTCTTTCATCACAACCCCAAGTGTTGCCATCGTGTCCTTTTCGGTCGCAGAGGAGACCTTCACATGTCTCCAGTCACCGCCCTTCTGGGTACCAGGAGCGCCGCCAACCTCCAGGAATTGGTCATCAGGAGAGCAACTATTGGAGATGGATGACCAACTATGTTTGGTTCGCAACAGAATGCCTCATGGTAGCAACACTTTGGAGATCTGGAAACTGCTGGACTATAGCTCTGGTGACTGGTTGCTGAATCATCGAATTAGTTTGTCAGGGCACTTGGCAAGAGATTTGCGTCAGTCACAAATTCTGAGAGTTATTGGATCTTTTGGCAGTTATAGGTCGTCAAGGAAGAAGATAATCATTACTACTAGCATGCACAAGATTTTCAACAAATATCAGAAAATGGTTCACACCTATGATCCTAGGTCTGAGGCTCTGGAAACCATTCTTTCAATCACGGAGACACACTCAACTCCACAATATGGGTGCCCTAGTTCAAGATTCAGTTTCATTCAAGAGACCCTTGCTCCCGTGCATACAACAGATGAAGAGATAGCCTTGTCATCTGACCTGGCTAAGGCGACTAGAGAGATCCTACTCCGCCTCCCAGCTAAATCAGCCACACAGTCCAAATTTGTCTGCAAGCAGTGGTTCAGATTGATTGAGAGTAAAAACTTCATTCAGTCATATTTTCAGCATAAGAACATAGACAGAAAGCCTAAAGTCATGCTTGTGGTCAAGAGCACTGGACGGTTGGGCTTTAGTTTTGCTCCATTGAATAAATGCCTCCAAGAAGCTCCTAGTCACAGTACATTGCTTGATACAAAGGTGGTTTGCTCCAAGCCTTGCCATGGGCTGAACTTGGTAAGCACCGAGACGAAGGACTATCTCTGCAATCCATGTACAGGTTTCCATAGGGGCTTCTCTAACCTGGGGCCAAATTTGCACCTACGCTCGAGAATGCCTAAAATAGAAGAGCATGCTTTTACAGTCGGCAATAAAAATGTTGGCTTGACTTTCAACAGTTTGACTCGTGAACATGTTATTGTGGAAATCTTCTATCACCGGAAGGACTTTGAATCTCGTCAGTATGACATGTCATGCACGTTACACTGGTGTAACACTGCGAATGCTGCCCAAGAGCACTCAGTACCACCTCTGCCTGTGAATGACATGCCACCGGCCTATGTTAAAGGAATGCTGTACTGGATGAATGAACCAAGGTTGGGTCAGAGCTGCGAATGGGCCATTGTCTCTTTCAACCTTGCTGCAAGTACTTTCGATGTCGTCCCATGCCCTTCGTGGTTTGCAAGATGGAGTAGCAGAAACCGCTGTCGTGCATTTGTTGTTGAGCTTGAGGGAGTGTTATGTGCTGTTCTGGCAGACCCAGTTGCAGAAAAATTAGATGTATGGAAGCTAGAGCATGACCGATGGGACAGAGCATACACAATTCACCTAGAAGCATCTCCTGGCTATTCCCTCAAGACATGTGTTGTGGTGCCATTAGCTGTTGATCCCGATCATGGGAAGATCCTGCTCAACACTGTTAGGAAAATAGGTCTATATGATCCAGTGGAGCAAACAATTGAAAATCTCTATTCACTTGATCAGGTGCCAGTTGCCAGTAGTGCACACCTTAAGTTTCTTGACATGCCTTCAACTTCATCAGGGGATAGTTTGACATGCTCCAAAGAAGAGTCAGTGGCGGAGATGAATAGAATGGACTCTAAATTGATTACTTCTGTTCCTATGTTATATGAGGAGAGCCTGGCATGTTATTCATTTGTGCGCAAAGCAAACTGCTTGTGGTGA